A region from the Stygiolobus caldivivus genome encodes:
- a CDS encoding xanthine dehydrogenase family protein molybdopterin-binding subunit — protein MRWNLTYVDDIMGNYEYVSFVRSRYEHAKFDISGRALTYDDLKEFKIPYLYDRSQLRLPEISLLPKVKALYKFQPLAVVIGKDPYEAEDLVEDIEVSYTPVSGPLYEEIPDNIIYKEGVKGEVDSKNVITLTLNFDRNSQYPLESRIVAVRFTGDDVVLHISTQIPTVVKLLVAEMLEIPQHNIIVDTPRVGGGFGAKQDLILEELSVIALAYKLRKNLKWIEKRAESVMTSQARGQKHEVKVGFNDNGKVEAVYDKITYDVGAYLLPWTGISPLFVTLATIRAVYEYQFYYEATALLSNRPPQGAYRGFGRPEAVFVTERIMDEVARYLKKDPLDIREVNLKEPSGDVGDIKTVFGKLRQKYVELKEKYKKGVGVSFYIQYAAPNSEIMIKHEKSLVPGYECVRAILDTDGWIEIEITATDQGQMMDKAIRNLVIRELGYDKVRVRLAVTNLKGSGVWASRTMLTMGNAALLAIRKLKDIAKAIDPELNWEKLGLKMRSQPWLVKDISSVACYEPSEFVGTVSGQISVVTVDDFSRIKPLYHYIIADVGEVGDANNVIGQLIGGALQGISGSLYENIQDEYSYLIAKANESPIFEVDLLHAPSRTPSGVRGVGENGPTGAYAAVTNAINDLGIKCNKIPINLEGE, from the coding sequence ATGCGTTGGAACCTAACATATGTAGACGATATTATGGGCAATTATGAGTATGTGAGTTTTGTAAGGTCTAGATATGAGCACGCTAAGTTCGACATATCAGGCAGAGCATTGACATATGATGACTTGAAAGAATTCAAAATACCGTATTTATATGATAGAAGTCAGTTAAGACTTCCCGAAATATCGTTACTTCCTAAGGTTAAGGCATTATACAAGTTTCAGCCCCTTGCTGTCGTAATCGGAAAGGATCCTTATGAGGCTGAAGACTTAGTGGAAGACATAGAAGTTAGTTATACTCCGGTCTCCGGACCCCTATATGAGGAAATACCAGATAATATAATCTACAAAGAAGGGGTAAAGGGAGAAGTAGATAGTAAGAACGTTATAACTCTTACGTTAAATTTCGATAGAAATTCCCAATACCCATTAGAGAGTAGAATAGTCGCGGTCAGGTTTACTGGAGACGATGTTGTTCTTCATATATCTACCCAAATACCTACAGTAGTCAAGCTCCTTGTGGCTGAAATGCTAGAGATTCCTCAACACAATATAATTGTAGATACTCCCAGAGTAGGTGGGGGCTTCGGGGCAAAACAAGACCTAATATTAGAAGAGCTGAGTGTTATCGCTTTAGCATATAAACTAAGAAAGAACCTTAAGTGGATAGAAAAAAGAGCGGAAAGCGTTATGACTTCTCAAGCTAGAGGACAGAAACACGAGGTTAAGGTAGGGTTTAACGATAACGGGAAAGTAGAAGCAGTTTATGATAAAATAACTTATGATGTGGGGGCATATTTATTGCCATGGACGGGTATATCACCTCTATTTGTAACATTAGCTACCATAAGGGCAGTATATGAGTATCAGTTTTACTATGAGGCCACAGCTTTGTTGAGCAATAGACCGCCTCAGGGTGCATACAGGGGCTTCGGTAGGCCAGAGGCAGTATTTGTAACTGAAAGGATTATGGATGAAGTCGCTAGATATCTTAAGAAAGACCCACTCGATATAAGAGAGGTCAACTTAAAGGAGCCATCGGGAGATGTTGGTGATATAAAAACTGTTTTCGGTAAGTTAAGGCAGAAATATGTTGAGTTAAAAGAGAAATATAAGAAAGGCGTAGGAGTAAGTTTTTATATACAATACGCCGCTCCAAACTCTGAAATAATGATCAAACACGAGAAATCGCTGGTACCAGGTTATGAATGTGTTAGGGCAATCCTTGATACCGATGGATGGATAGAAATCGAGATAACTGCTACGGATCAAGGTCAGATGATGGATAAGGCAATAAGAAACTTGGTAATAAGGGAATTAGGATACGATAAGGTAAGAGTAAGGTTAGCAGTTACTAACCTTAAGGGTTCGGGAGTATGGGCAAGCAGAACGATGCTTACAATGGGTAATGCAGCCTTATTAGCTATAAGAAAACTAAAGGATATAGCGAAGGCTATTGATCCTGAACTTAACTGGGAAAAACTAGGTTTAAAAATGCGAAGTCAGCCTTGGTTAGTTAAGGACATATCTAGCGTAGCTTGTTATGAGCCGTCAGAATTCGTAGGCACCGTTAGCGGTCAAATTAGCGTAGTCACTGTGGATGACTTTTCGCGGATTAAACCCCTATATCATTATATTATCGCTGATGTTGGAGAAGTAGGTGATGCAAACAATGTCATAGGTCAATTAATAGGAGGTGCACTGCAAGGAATTAGCGGCTCGCTTTATGAGAATATACAAGACGAGTACTCTTATCTTATAGCTAAAGCAAATGAGTCTCCTATTTTTGAGGTCGATTTGCTTCATGCTCCGTCTAGAACGCCAAGCGGAGTTAGGGGAGTTGGAGAAAACGGGCCAACCGGTGCATATGCTGCTGTTACAAATGCAATAAACGATCTAGGAATAAAATGTAATAAAATCCCTATAAACCTTGAAGGTGAATAG
- a CDS encoding amidohydrolase family protein has protein sequence MIIKNIKIVNKNSEVVEAEIKIEENRIVKVGKSVGNSDMVLDGKGKLLLPGGVDNHVHIYKTYLKVPTSDDVKKSTSAALLGGTTTVIDFAFVDREPNLDQRIEQFKDSATNYSFHIFANTVSSELSKIFERGFKSVKFMMIEYAGLKSSLSDLIKLNEFVKERGGYIMVHAEDEELIKVLSEGKVGEPALHLLTRPEETEISAVARVNAILDRGLIAHTSAGKSLDIIDHKRVKAEAVLHHLILDKSVYDRKDSYMYVTSPPVRDPEELWKRIDKVYVIATDHNWFNKSVKEAHNQFPDLVPGLPGIELRVPMIITEFIKRGLPLHRAIELLSENPARLNGLDTGAIKEGYRADLVLYDLSKKWKISINTTHMADWTPYEGYEVIGKVDTTIVNGEIVVEGSEIVSQKRGELLYNNL, from the coding sequence ATGATAATAAAAAACATAAAGATAGTCAATAAAAATAGTGAAGTTGTAGAAGCCGAAATTAAAATAGAGGAGAATAGGATAGTTAAAGTAGGCAAATCCGTTGGGAACTCAGATATGGTGTTGGATGGTAAGGGTAAGTTACTCCTGCCTGGTGGAGTTGATAATCACGTCCATATATATAAGACATATCTAAAGGTCCCCACATCAGATGACGTAAAGAAAAGCACATCAGCAGCCCTATTAGGTGGAACTACGACTGTAATTGATTTTGCGTTCGTGGATAGAGAACCTAACTTAGACCAGAGGATTGAACAATTTAAGGACTCAGCTACCAATTATTCTTTTCATATTTTTGCCAACACTGTTTCTAGTGAGCTAAGTAAAATATTCGAGCGCGGGTTCAAATCGGTAAAATTTATGATGATCGAATATGCTGGACTAAAGAGTAGCTTGTCAGATTTAATAAAATTGAATGAATTTGTAAAGGAAAGAGGCGGGTATATAATGGTACATGCTGAAGATGAGGAGCTAATTAAGGTTCTGTCTGAAGGTAAGGTGGGAGAGCCTGCTCTACATCTTTTAACTAGACCTGAAGAGACTGAGATATCTGCAGTTGCAAGGGTTAATGCAATCCTTGACAGAGGTCTTATAGCTCATACTAGTGCCGGAAAGTCCCTAGATATCATAGACCATAAGAGGGTAAAGGCAGAGGCTGTTCTCCACCATCTTATTCTAGATAAAAGCGTATACGACAGGAAAGACTCTTATATGTATGTGACCTCACCCCCAGTTAGGGATCCGGAGGAACTGTGGAAAAGGATAGATAAGGTTTATGTTATTGCTACTGACCATAACTGGTTTAATAAGAGCGTCAAAGAGGCGCATAATCAATTCCCTGATCTAGTGCCAGGCTTACCGGGTATAGAGCTTAGAGTCCCTATGATTATTACCGAGTTTATAAAAAGGGGACTACCCCTACATAGGGCTATAGAGTTACTATCGGAAAACCCAGCAAGGCTTAACGGTCTCGACACCGGAGCTATCAAAGAAGGGTATAGGGCGGACCTAGTCCTTTATGACCTGAGTAAGAAATGGAAGATCAGTATAAATACGACCCATATGGCGGATTGGACTCCTTATGAGGGATATGAAGTTATCGGAAAAGTGGATACTACAATAGTCAACGGTGAAATAGTAGTTGAAGGTAGCGAAATAGTGAGCCAAAAGAGGGGAGAGTTATTATATAATAACCTTTAA
- a CDS encoding carbon-nitrogen hydrolase family protein: MRIAAIQTYMSWDKKDNVERQVELVHKAADNGAKIISLDELSNTIYFPFEQNPKYFSWAEDENGETISTFREVAKERQINLIVPIFEVDNSFFYNTAFVINDKGEIVGKYRKTHLPQEEWFNEYYFFKVGDLGFPVFKLGDITIGVVICHDRHFPETVRSEVVKGAQIVFIPSVAAFKEIWELELQAHAVFNTAYIAGINRIGKEYPSQKEEYFGDTLVVNPLGEIISRLGKEEGIVYADINISELTQARIKRPFLKKRLNSYGL, from the coding sequence ATGCGAATAGCAGCTATTCAAACGTATATGAGCTGGGATAAGAAAGATAATGTGGAAAGGCAAGTAGAACTTGTCCATAAAGCTGCAGATAACGGTGCTAAAATAATATCATTAGATGAACTTAGTAACACGATCTACTTTCCGTTTGAACAGAACCCAAAATATTTTAGCTGGGCTGAAGATGAAAATGGAGAAACCATATCTACATTTAGAGAGGTTGCTAAAGAAAGGCAAATTAATCTAATTGTTCCAATATTTGAGGTAGATAACTCATTCTTTTACAATACCGCTTTTGTAATAAACGACAAGGGAGAAATAGTTGGAAAATATAGAAAAACTCACCTACCGCAAGAAGAATGGTTTAACGAATATTATTTCTTTAAAGTAGGAGACTTGGGTTTTCCCGTGTTTAAGTTAGGGGATATTACCATAGGTGTAGTAATTTGCCATGATAGGCACTTTCCTGAAACTGTCAGGAGCGAAGTAGTTAAAGGAGCCCAAATAGTGTTTATCCCGTCTGTGGCAGCGTTTAAGGAAATATGGGAATTAGAATTACAAGCACATGCCGTGTTCAATACCGCGTATATAGCTGGAATAAACAGAATTGGAAAAGAATACCCTTCCCAGAAAGAGGAGTACTTCGGAGATACTTTAGTAGTGAACCCTCTGGGAGAAATAATAAGTAGGCTAGGAAAGGAAGAGGGGATAGTATACGCAGACATTAATATTAGTGAACTAACACAAGCCAGAATAAAAAGGCCATTCTTGAAAAAGAGATTAAACAGTTACGGACTTTAA
- a CDS encoding amidohydrolase family protein, with protein sequence MIIRNAKVITSQGIIDTDIKIANGKIQEIRKNIVNIGEDALDLSGYFLLPSVVDGHTHFNSRYLGARDIIPTADDYKSGSEVALAGGITSFINFIDPMKDPVESVKEEIEKARQQSMADFSFHLIVKRGEHVKYLDEVFRLGVKSVKVFTAYKGSMQLDDENIFKVMKKVKQLNGVVAVHAENGDVIDELQEEYGRRPEAIYHALTRPPEVEEETVYRVATMAYLTKAKVYIVHTSSPNSVKIVSEWRKRGAEIYSETCPHYLVFDESYYERPDGKRFIMSPPLRSKELRAELISNLDMVSTLGSDYAGYMSQYKDKALSYLEVPNGVASTEFLVPTIMTMMFKNYITPQKVAEITSENQVRLYNLKDKGFRVGGDADFAVVKRETWKVKDWHGKMDHSIYEGIEFDAKVVKTFLRGDLVFEEDLKGGKGVMLAR encoded by the coding sequence GTGATTATACGAAATGCAAAGGTTATTACTTCACAGGGGATTATAGATACTGACATTAAAATAGCTAACGGAAAAATACAAGAAATTAGGAAAAATATAGTGAATATAGGTGAAGACGCATTAGACCTTTCTGGGTATTTTTTGCTTCCGAGTGTCGTGGACGGGCATACTCACTTTAACTCTCGGTACCTAGGAGCTAGAGATATCATACCCACAGCGGATGACTATAAGAGTGGGAGCGAAGTAGCCCTAGCTGGAGGGATAACATCTTTTATCAACTTCATTGATCCAATGAAAGACCCCGTAGAGTCTGTTAAAGAAGAAATTGAAAAAGCTAGGCAACAGTCCATGGCTGATTTTTCTTTTCATCTTATAGTTAAAAGAGGCGAGCACGTAAAGTATCTTGATGAAGTTTTTAGGTTAGGTGTAAAGAGCGTAAAAGTGTTTACAGCGTATAAGGGTTCAATGCAACTTGATGACGAGAATATTTTCAAAGTAATGAAAAAAGTAAAACAGCTTAATGGGGTTGTGGCAGTCCATGCAGAGAACGGTGATGTAATAGATGAGCTCCAAGAGGAATACGGGAGGAGGCCTGAAGCAATATACCACGCGTTGACCAGACCGCCGGAAGTTGAAGAAGAGACCGTTTATAGGGTGGCTACAATGGCTTACCTTACTAAAGCTAAAGTATACATTGTCCACACTTCGTCTCCGAACTCAGTTAAAATCGTTAGTGAATGGAGGAAAAGAGGAGCAGAAATTTATTCTGAAACATGCCCGCATTACCTAGTCTTTGACGAAAGCTACTATGAAAGACCGGACGGTAAGAGGTTTATAATGTCTCCTCCCCTAAGGAGTAAAGAGCTTAGGGCGGAGCTTATAAGTAATTTAGACATGGTAAGCACATTAGGTAGTGACTATGCAGGGTATATGTCGCAATATAAGGATAAAGCATTAAGTTACTTAGAAGTCCCTAATGGTGTAGCGTCAACAGAGTTCCTAGTGCCTACGATAATGACCATGATGTTCAAGAATTATATAACTCCCCAAAAGGTAGCAGAGATAACTTCAGAGAACCAAGTCAGACTTTACAACCTTAAGGATAAAGGATTTAGGGTCGGGGGAGACGCCGATTTTGCGGTAGTTAAGAGAGAGACATGGAAGGTTAAGGACTGGCACGGTAAAATGGATCACTCTATCTATGAAGGAATAGAGTTTGATGCAAAGGTAGTGAAGACGTTTTTAAGGGGTGATTTAGTCTTCGAGGAAGATCTAAAAGGTGGTAAAGGAGTGATGTTAGCAAGATGA
- a CDS encoding amidohydrolase family protein, whose protein sequence is MIIKNAVNENGEKINIIIDEGSGIINKVVKGDYNDNHDDNVLDLGGRFISPGLVDSHAHIDSNFLLDVCKEVDTPKFTEALRSLIECKENLTEDEIYRLAKKSMDYYIMHGTLFIRSHVMIDGRKWRERVKSLIRLREEFKDKVYLQIIGFVQSYDYFDTDQEERVIKSIEMGIDGIGGQPHLQPSREDGIYMIKRLFDIAEQYNMILDFHADYADEPDLKFSEVVVSEAIKRKLYGKVSLSHLIAMHSYYEDYAHRLMRWIKNADINIIISPITEMQGSGAHENYPKRRGIPRVRDLLEEKINVSLGHDDIQNHLNPIGDGDLLKASFALMIGDYMFFTRYFKQILQMMTYNGAKSLRIENYGLEEGKKANLVIFNTKNLKDTLIQIPSERMVIANGKVIFNSLKSVTV, encoded by the coding sequence GTGATTATAAAGAATGCCGTTAACGAGAATGGTGAGAAAATAAATATTATAATAGATGAAGGATCAGGGATTATTAATAAGGTCGTTAAGGGAGATTATAATGATAATCATGACGATAACGTTCTCGATCTGGGAGGTAGATTTATCTCACCGGGACTTGTTGACTCCCATGCACACATAGACAGTAATTTTTTATTAGACGTATGTAAGGAGGTAGATACCCCTAAATTCACTGAAGCGCTAAGGTCATTAATAGAATGTAAGGAAAATTTAACAGAGGATGAAATATATAGATTAGCTAAGAAATCAATGGATTATTATATAATGCATGGGACTCTTTTTATACGTAGTCATGTAATGATAGACGGCAGGAAATGGAGGGAAAGAGTTAAGTCCCTAATCAGGTTAAGAGAGGAATTTAAAGATAAAGTCTACTTACAAATAATAGGGTTTGTCCAGAGCTATGATTATTTTGACACAGACCAAGAGGAGAGGGTGATCAAAAGCATTGAAATGGGAATAGATGGGATAGGCGGTCAACCCCATTTACAGCCCTCTCGGGAGGACGGAATATACATGATCAAAAGGTTGTTTGATATAGCAGAGCAATACAATATGATCCTAGATTTTCACGCTGATTATGCTGATGAGCCAGATTTAAAATTCTCAGAGGTAGTAGTATCAGAGGCTATAAAGAGAAAATTATACGGTAAGGTTTCGTTGAGTCACCTAATAGCTATGCATTCGTATTATGAGGACTATGCCCACAGGCTGATGAGGTGGATAAAGAACGCAGATATAAACATTATTATATCCCCTATAACTGAGATGCAAGGTTCTGGTGCGCATGAAAATTATCCAAAAAGAAGAGGGATACCCAGAGTTAGAGATTTATTAGAAGAGAAAATTAATGTGTCTTTAGGTCACGATGATATACAAAACCATCTAAATCCTATAGGTGATGGTGATTTACTGAAGGCATCTTTTGCCCTAATGATAGGAGATTATATGTTCTTCACTAGGTATTTTAAACAGATCCTTCAGATGATGACCTATAATGGAGCTAAGAGTTTACGAATCGAAAATTATGGTCTAGAGGAAGGGAAAAAGGCCAATTTAGTTATCTTTAACACCAAGAACCTGAAAGATACCCTGATACAGATACCTTCAGAACGAATGGTAATAGCTAATGGCAAGGTCATATTTAACAGTTTAAAGTCCGTAACTGTTTAA
- a CDS encoding FAD-binding oxidoreductase — protein MWSKMIESVLSKYFTVYTQKDILEKYSMDYGSLSPILSSLRKIPKAVIKIKEEEEIKILMDLVNEYNFPVIPRGNGTNTLGEAIPLNENSVIVDMSELKGFEDKVTSIIVRPGTEFNEIGIEKLPVVPTSFNMATIGGYVAGGSLGFGSLKYGAIWDNVRQVVVYTPKGRYTLEGEDTYSVVQAAGTTGIISQIKIAALNRPRRISVIRAGFNTLRKAIDKALDLLEVAEFISIRNKAMASIIEPYHKWDKWNLIYGINDPDEEEDLPFKDIVTTFAGAYFTVVNRTKVNYASMDISLDELEKIDDVKCLIDAELAKSRGKYFSHTYFLGYTSLPNLKSSKFDLHSFRVNDRVEPDRLKKMVSFKRVVDPEDLLNPGKLVMNT, from the coding sequence ATGTGGAGTAAAATGATAGAGAGTGTACTATCTAAGTACTTCACTGTGTATACTCAGAAGGACATATTAGAAAAATATTCAATGGATTATGGATCCCTTTCACCTATACTATCGTCACTGAGGAAAATACCAAAAGCGGTAATAAAAATTAAAGAAGAAGAAGAAATAAAGATCCTAATGGATCTAGTTAATGAGTATAATTTTCCTGTTATACCTAGGGGAAACGGTACAAATACATTAGGAGAGGCAATTCCGCTTAACGAAAACTCCGTAATAGTCGATATGTCAGAACTGAAAGGTTTCGAGGATAAAGTGACTTCAATAATAGTCCGACCAGGAACAGAATTTAATGAAATAGGCATAGAAAAATTACCAGTAGTCCCTACAAGCTTTAATATGGCTACAATAGGTGGATATGTTGCAGGAGGGTCCCTTGGGTTTGGCTCGCTCAAATATGGTGCGATATGGGATAATGTTAGACAAGTTGTAGTGTACACACCTAAAGGTAGATATACCTTAGAAGGTGAAGACACATACAGTGTAGTGCAAGCAGCTGGAACTACCGGCATAATATCTCAGATAAAAATAGCTGCTCTCAACAGACCTAGACGAATAAGCGTAATTAGGGCCGGTTTTAACACTCTAAGGAAGGCTATAGATAAAGCGTTAGACCTTCTGGAGGTGGCGGAGTTTATAAGCATAAGGAACAAGGCTATGGCTAGTATCATAGAGCCTTACCATAAGTGGGATAAATGGAATTTGATTTATGGGATAAATGACCCTGATGAAGAGGAAGATCTCCCATTCAAGGATATAGTGACCACGTTTGCCGGTGCGTATTTTACAGTCGTTAATAGGACAAAAGTAAATTATGCGTCTATGGATATAAGTTTAGATGAGCTGGAAAAAATAGACGATGTAAAGTGCCTTATTGACGCTGAACTAGCTAAAAGTAGAGGAAAGTACTTCTCTCACACGTATTTTTTGGGATATACATCTTTACCTAACTTGAAATCTAGTAAATTTGACCTTCACTCTTTCAGGGTTAATGATAGGGTAGAACCAGATAGATTAAAGAAGATGGTAAGTTTTAAGAGAGTAGTGGATCCTGAGGACTTGTTAAACCCTGGTAAATTGGTGATGAATACGTGA